In Fusarium verticillioides 7600 chromosome 4, whole genome shotgun sequence, the following proteins share a genomic window:
- a CDS encoding tyrosyl-tRNA synthetase, which yields MSPDESITLIKANLAEVLNPEILDNVILKEDRPLRVYWGTAPTGKPHCGYFVPMVKIAELLPAGCHVKILLADKHAHMDSHAPLEVIKHRCEYYRLLINSSLKAIGVDVSKLEFVVGSSFQDSKEYQDDRFRFSNNVKVSQLIKAGSEVVKQGENPTLGSVEYPIWQSLDEEYLDADAELGGVDQRKLFTFAIDHMPKLGYKLRAHLMNAMVPGLGEAQKMSSSEPSSKINILDTPEEVTKNLRKAVCTPKEVEGNGVLAFIEHVIFRVESLKTDGKPTFTVETRDGQTLVYEDISKLKEDYKSDILTPQAIKPAMIKALNNLLDPIRNDFESGDEWQRIAELAYPIHVKPKKGNKVKSNGKISRELPIRVGHV from the coding sequence ATGTCACCAGATGAATCAATCACCCTCATCAAGGCTAACTTGGCTGAAGTCCTGAACCCCGAGATACTCGACAATGTGATTCTCAAAGAAGACCGACCCCTCCGCGTCTACTGGGGAACCGCCCCAACAGGGAAACCACACTGCGGCTACTTCGTACCCATGGTCAAGATCGCTGAGCTCCTCCCCGCAGGGTGccatgtcaagatcctcctcgccgacaAACACGCACACATGGATAGTCACGCGCCCCTTGAAGTGATCAAGCACCGATGCGAATACTACAGActgctcatcaacagctcGCTCAAAGCTATCGGCGTCGAtgtctccaagcttgagtttGTGGTTGGAAGCTCATTCCAGGACAGCAAAGAATACCAGGACGACCGATTTCGCTTCTCGAATAATGTCAAGGTGTCACAACTGATCAAGGCTGGCTCTGAAGTCGTCAAACAAGGCGAGAATCCGACGCTGGGTAGCGTGGAATATCCCATATGGCAAAGTCTCGATGAAGAGTATCTCGATGCTGACGCGGAGCTGGGCGGAGTCGATCAACGAAAATTATTTACTTTTGCTATTGATCATATGCCGAAGCTTGGCTACAAACTGCGAGCTCACTTAATGAACGCCATGGTTCCCGGGCTCGGAGAGGCACAGAAGATGAGTTCAAGCGAGCCCagctccaagatcaataTTCTCGATACTCCAGAAGAAGTCACCAAAAATCTAAGAAAAGCGGTGTGCACCCCCAAGGAAGTGGAAGGAAACGGTGTCCTTGCGTTTATAGAACATGTCATCTTCCGCGTCGAGTCATTGAAAACTGATGGCAAGCCAACGTTCACGGTTGAAACACGAGATGGCCAGACATTGGTCTACGAGGATATTtccaagctgaaggaggattACAAGAGTGATATTTTGACGCCACAGGCAATTAAGCCCGCAATGATCAAAGCGCTCAATAATCTTCTGGATCCCATACGGAACGACTTTGAGTCAGGTGATGAGTGGCAGCGCATCGCCGAGCTGGCTTACCCGATTCACGTGAAGCCAAAGAAAGGGAACAAGGTGAAAAGCAATGGCAAGATATCTAGAGAGCTGCCTATCCGAGTTGGGCACGTTTAA
- a CDS encoding NAD-dependent aldehyde dehydrogenase: MYNGDMNNAMEKGLIMGHEAIGIVEDVGSDVKSLSVGDKVIILPVIACCDCFYCKKKECSLGDKTNPPK, from the coding sequence ATGTACAACGGTGATATGAACAATGCCATGGAGAAGGGCCTGATCATGGGTCACGAGGCCATCGGCATCGTTGAGGACGTTGGGTCTGACGTCAAGAGTCTCAGTGTAGGAGACAAAGTGATTATCCTCCCTGTCATTGCATGCTGTGACTGCTTCTActgcaagaagaaggaatgcTCGCTCGGTGACAAGACTAACCCCCCCAAGTAG
- a CDS encoding NAD-dependent aldehyde dehydrogenase: MTGGYPGDQAEYCRVPNADLTCVKAPKDIEASKLVSLADVTPTAWHGNELAERLAKLRAASKVYAIDKDEHRLDIAKSMGMIPINVKDHSDPADYILSIEPYGLDRGIEASGFRSTNSAAHATMRALGVEGDSSDTVSAAIKAMPKGGNVALIGDFFYNTNNFPIGMLMEKGITLRGGQLYAQKYFPLLLGLVVEGKYDPSFMFTHHDKFENISKNYDAFFSHKTPGGLKVCLSTAFGREQGRGSV; the protein is encoded by the exons ATGACGGGGGGTTATCCTGGCGATCAGGCTGAGTACTGTCGTGTGCCCAACGCTGACCTCACTTGCGTCAAGGCCCCCAAGGACATAGAAGCCAGTAAGCTCGTTAGCCTCGCTGACGTGACTCCTACCGCCTGGCATGGCAATGAACTGGCCGAG CGTCTGGCGAAGCTGCGTGCAGCCAGCAAGGTCTATGCCATTGACAAAGACGAGCACCGCCTCGATATCGCCAAGTCGATGGGTATGATTCCCATCAACGTTAAGGATCACTCTGATCCCGCTGACTACATCCTGTCCATTGAGCCGTACGGGCTGGACCGCGGCATTGAGGCGAGTGGCTTCAGGAGCACCAATTCAGCTGCCCATGCTACTATGAGAGCTTTGGGAGTCGAGGGGGACAGCTCTGACACGGTGAGCGCGGCAATCAAGGCGATGCCTAAGGGAGGCAATGTCGCGTTGATCGGGGATTTTTTCTACAATACCAACAACTTCCCCATTGGAATGCTGATGGAAAAGGGCATCACCTTGCGTGGAGGACAGCTTTACGCTCAGAAG TACTTCCCccttcttctgggccttgTCGTCGAAGGGAAATACGATCCGTCTTTCATGTTTACCCATCACG ATAAGTTCgagaacatctccaagaactATGATGCCTTCTTTAGTCATAAAACTCCCGGCGGATTGAAGGTTTGTCTCTCAACTGCCTTTGGACGTGAACAGGGTAGAGGTTCAgtttga